Genomic DNA from Thalassoroseus pseudoceratinae:
CATACTCGTTAATGGAGCAGGCCGAGTTTTATCAGCAGCGTGGAAATCTCGCTGTCGCGAAGACGTTGTGGAATCGAATTCGTCAGGAGTTCGATACGCCTATTTCCCGTCTCCGTTTCGCCGAATTTCAGTGTGCGATCGGTGAGTATACGGTGGCGATGGAGGAACTTCGTGGGCTCTTTCGATGGGCGAACGATGTTCACGACCACGGCTTGAAGTCAGTCGTTGCCCATAACCTGGCGGCCGTTCATCGAAAAACTGGTGACCGGCTTGCGGCGGCATCGTGGCAGCAGGTGGCAATCGGACAAGACGAAAACTCGTCACCAGCGGACCTCGCCGGACGGGCTGAAGATGCGTTCTTGGCTGGTGAATATGAATTGGCAGAGACGCTAATCCAGCGTTCCCTGGACTGGGAAACGGAGCAAGATCATCTTGAAGGACAAGCCGACGATTGGGGAATGCTCGGACTGATTCGGGCCGGGCGGGATGATTTCAATGACGCGAAACGTTGTCTCGGTCGGGCGTTTGCTTTGCATCAGAAATGTCGCTGCGAAGCCGGCATGGCGACTGACCTACTCAACCTTGGTGAATTGTTCGCGGCGAGAAGCGAATGGACGGTTGCCGAGAGACTGTTTCAACGGAGTCAGACGCTGGCAAATGAAGCCGGTCATGTCGTACTGACTGAGCGAGCCGACCGACGCGTGCAGCAAGCGAGGCGAATCCTTGCTGTGGCGAAACGTTGTCCGCAATGGAATTGAAGTCTGTCGGGTTCTGGCGATCAACAACGAAAAACCGCCCCACGGAGTCGTGAGGCGGTCGAGATTGCTGGTGAGAGTCGGCGGTGTTGGCCGGCTACTCTTAGTATCCGTAAGGATAGTCCATGCCCAAGCGGTCGGCGAACCACTTGTTCTTGCGTGCTTCCATTTTCCAGGCACAACGGATCATGCGTTTGAGGCAGCACTCTTTTTTCGGTGGGCAGTAGTCGTAGCAGTCG
This window encodes:
- a CDS encoding tetratricopeptide repeat protein → MPVDTPGSLASTYSLMEQAEFYQQRGNLAVAKTLWNRIRQEFDTPISRLRFAEFQCAIGEYTVAMEELRGLFRWANDVHDHGLKSVVAHNLAAVHRKTGDRLAAASWQQVAIGQDENSSPADLAGRAEDAFLAGEYELAETLIQRSLDWETEQDHLEGQADDWGMLGLIRAGRDDFNDAKRCLGRAFALHQKCRCEAGMATDLLNLGELFAARSEWTVAERLFQRSQTLANEAGHVVLTERADRRVQQARRILAVAKRCPQWN